A genome region from Desulfonatronum thiosulfatophilum includes the following:
- a CDS encoding GAF and ANTAR domain-containing protein encodes MDSEKFSEDADKVIKALMDISCAINSDLYLEDILRLIVMVTAKVTGVEICSLWLVEDTDNGKKLRIKSTQTIEPAYLLDRELNINEGVVGHVAAHKKPLIVYDVLSEPLFKEKKMARKLGLKSMVSVPLLLKDHQVVGVLNCFSSIYHHFSDCEVNLITTVANQAAVAIYNSELLIKTKVIREELETRKLVDRAKEILMRRSEINEEEAYRWMRKKSMDSRKTMRRIAEAILLSEEIY; translated from the coding sequence ATGGATAGTGAAAAGTTTTCTGAAGATGCCGACAAAGTGATCAAGGCGCTGATGGATATCAGCTGCGCCATCAATTCCGATTTGTACCTTGAAGATATTTTGCGCCTGATCGTCATGGTCACGGCAAAAGTTACTGGAGTCGAGATCTGTTCCCTCTGGCTGGTTGAAGATACCGACAACGGAAAAAAGCTCCGAATTAAGTCAACCCAGACCATCGAGCCCGCATACTTATTAGACAGGGAACTCAATATCAACGAAGGTGTCGTCGGCCATGTCGCTGCGCATAAAAAGCCATTGATCGTCTACGATGTGCTGTCCGAACCGCTGTTCAAGGAAAAGAAAATGGCCCGGAAACTTGGCCTGAAGTCCATGGTCAGCGTTCCGCTTCTGCTCAAGGACCATCAGGTGGTGGGTGTACTGAATTGTTTTTCATCAATATACCATCACTTTTCGGATTGTGAAGTGAACCTGATCACTACGGTAGCCAACCAGGCGGCTGTGGCCATTTATAATTCAGAACTCCTCATCAAGACCAAGGTCATCCGGGAGGAACTGGAAACTCGAAAACTGGTGGACAGAGCCAAAGAGATCCTGATGCGGCGAAGCGAAATCAACGAGGAGGAAGCCTATCGCTGGATGCGAAAGAAAAGCATGGACTCTCGCAAAACCATGCGAAGAATAGCTGAGGCCATACTGTTATCCGAAGAAATCTACTAA
- a CDS encoding YwbE family protein has product MDGTVRADIVRGSEVAVVMKKDQRTGVLTRGRVKDILTKSSNHSRGIKVRLESGEVGRVKEILSAGSAS; this is encoded by the coding sequence ATGGACGGAACAGTTCGAGCCGATATCGTACGAGGATCTGAAGTGGCCGTGGTCATGAAAAAGGATCAGCGGACAGGGGTGCTGACCCGAGGTCGGGTCAAGGATATTTTAACCAAGTCTTCAAATCATTCCCGAGGGATCAAGGTGCGTCTGGAGAGCGGCGAAGTCGGCAGGGTCAAAGAGATTTTGTCCGCGGGTTCTGCTTCCTGA
- a CDS encoding nitroreductase family protein, whose product MADNETLRTIAARHSIRMFTDQDVAPEHIQALLNAANQAPSAHNQQSWRFVVLRGQKKSELAKLAGDRAADFPKPSSSLLRMAARSINSAPVVVAILNTGELIARGEKLFKLEHPGVGDFFRTMEIQSSAAAVQNLLLAATSLGLGSVWLGILFLIKEDVRRFLGEPEGEFMAVIPLGYHERMTKGPNKIKTDVVTRYLQ is encoded by the coding sequence ATGGCTGACAATGAAACCTTGCGCACCATCGCCGCCCGGCACAGCATCCGAATGTTCACTGACCAGGATGTGGCCCCTGAACACATTCAAGCTCTCCTGAATGCGGCCAACCAGGCTCCGTCTGCGCACAATCAGCAATCCTGGCGATTTGTTGTGCTTCGCGGTCAAAAAAAGTCTGAACTAGCCAAATTGGCCGGAGACCGGGCCGCTGATTTTCCCAAGCCCTCCTCCTCTCTGCTGCGCATGGCCGCCAGGAGCATCAACAGCGCTCCGGTGGTTGTGGCCATCCTGAACACTGGTGAGCTGATCGCCCGGGGAGAAAAGCTGTTCAAGCTCGAACATCCAGGAGTGGGAGATTTTTTCCGGACCATGGAAATCCAGAGTTCCGCCGCGGCCGTGCAAAACTTGTTGCTTGCGGCCACTTCTCTGGGCTTGGGTTCGGTCTGGCTGGGAATTTTGTTTCTGATCAAGGAAGATGTGCGCCGCTTTCTTGGTGAGCCTGAAGGTGAGTTCATGGCCGTGATTCCGCTGGGATACCATGAGCGCATGACGAAAGGCCCCAACAAGATCAAAACCGATGTCGTAACGCGATATCTGCAATAA
- a CDS encoding methyltransferase domain-containing protein → MPEQFKDIKNQVRDSYAKAVSEAGGCCLPVGGDTHLGTLDPQAQAGLLGYSQEQLGKTRGQANLGLGCGNPVNRSDLKPGEFVLDLGSGPGFDALLAAEMVGPEGSVIGVDMTPEMITAATDHAQQAGASNVRFELAEIERLPLADASVDVAISNCVINLSPDKPTVYRELYRVLKPGGRICISDVLLEKDVPESLKNDPAAWCG, encoded by the coding sequence ATGCCGGAACAATTCAAGGACATAAAAAACCAAGTCCGCGACTCTTATGCCAAAGCTGTCTCCGAGGCCGGGGGCTGCTGCCTGCCCGTGGGTGGCGACACCCACCTCGGAACCCTTGACCCGCAGGCCCAGGCCGGTTTGCTCGGCTACTCACAGGAGCAATTGGGCAAGACGCGGGGACAAGCGAACCTGGGGCTGGGATGCGGAAATCCGGTGAATCGATCCGACCTCAAGCCCGGTGAGTTCGTGCTGGACCTGGGCAGCGGCCCGGGCTTCGACGCCTTGCTGGCCGCGGAAATGGTCGGCCCCGAGGGCAGCGTCATCGGCGTGGACATGACCCCGGAAATGATCACCGCGGCCACGGACCATGCTCAGCAGGCCGGTGCATCGAACGTAAGATTTGAACTGGCCGAGATCGAACGACTTCCCTTGGCCGATGCATCCGTTGACGTGGCCATTTCCAATTGCGTGATCAATCTTTCCCCGGACAAACCGACCGTATACCGCGAATTGTACAGGGTGCTCAAACCCGGTGGGCGGATCTGCATATCTGACGTGCTTCTGGAAAAGGACGTTCCGGAAAGCCTGAAGAACGATCCCGCTGCCTGGTGCGGCTGA
- a CDS encoding FMN-binding protein gives MKKDSITYVLGFMLVITVFFGTGVSLVHHGTKDMLARNEQLHRNRTIAQAFNLDVPGRDAEAFAQAVQEHVREFSLRTPDRTWAVFERVTEHDDESRDIGFIFQGRGVWDIIRGVIVLNPDLNTVLNLRIMEQAETPGLGGRIEEEGFLAQFQGLRIDWERQPDRRVILATGMDPDAEGRVDAITGATGTSRALIEMLNNELHEFRLAYQANIQTTNSEM, from the coding sequence ATGAAGAAGGACTCCATCACCTATGTGCTGGGCTTCATGCTGGTTATCACCGTGTTCTTCGGCACCGGGGTTTCGCTGGTCCATCATGGAACCAAGGACATGCTAGCCCGCAACGAGCAACTTCATCGCAACCGGACCATCGCCCAGGCCTTCAATCTAGACGTGCCGGGGCGCGACGCCGAGGCCTTTGCACAAGCGGTTCAGGAACATGTGCGCGAGTTCTCTTTGCGCACACCTGATCGCACCTGGGCTGTGTTTGAACGGGTTACTGAACATGATGACGAATCCAGGGATATCGGGTTCATTTTTCAGGGGCGTGGCGTCTGGGACATTATCCGTGGCGTCATTGTGCTTAACCCTGATTTAAATACGGTCCTCAACCTGCGGATCATGGAACAAGCCGAAACTCCGGGTCTGGGGGGGCGGATCGAGGAAGAGGGTTTTCTGGCACAGTTTCAGGGGCTGCGAATTGATTGGGAGCGACAGCCGGATCGTCGCGTGATTCTTGCAACGGGAATGGATCCGGATGCCGAAGGCCGCGTGGACGCCATTACCGGAGCCACGGGAACGTCCCGGGCCTTGATCGAGATGCTGAACAACGAACTGCATGAATTTCGCCTCGCCTACCAGGCAAATATTCAGACCACGAATTCCGAGATGTAA
- a CDS encoding tRNA-binding protein: MSNETITWEEFQQVAIHAGTVVEVKASPKARKPAYVVMVDFGPEIGIKQTSARITDHYTPDELVGRQVVGVVNFPVKQIGPVRSEFLLTGFYRPDGTVILAVPDKKVPDGAKLG, from the coding sequence ATGAGCAATGAAACCATCACCTGGGAGGAATTTCAGCAGGTGGCGATCCATGCGGGGACCGTGGTCGAGGTCAAGGCTTCTCCCAAGGCCCGCAAGCCGGCGTATGTCGTGATGGTTGATTTCGGGCCGGAGATCGGCATCAAGCAAACCAGCGCCAGGATCACTGATCACTACACTCCGGATGAACTTGTCGGACGGCAGGTGGTCGGCGTGGTCAACTTTCCGGTCAAACAGATTGGCCCGGTTCGCTCCGAATTTTTATTGACCGGGTTCTATCGCCCGGACGGGACAGTGATCCTGGCCGTGCCGGACAAGAAAGTTCCCGACGGAGCAAAACTGGGATGA
- a CDS encoding universal stress protein, with protein MEKHFLLAIGDDQSSFLAGRFINHFFLHKHHIRLTLLYVAPQPPSVYLDDSDVYQRKKWTDGWKKAQQQRADELLEKGRAMLVSSGFSSSNVATKFIYSQFGSAKDLIQECAKGHYDALVLGRRGLSRFEELFVDSVTKSIMNEDLSFPIWVCQRTESKRRNVLVAVDGSEPCVQIADHVGFVMADQPDHSVVLAHVNGDSSTPDPDAHSFFDHALTSVLNNGVSRERIQTKILQSSKPAQALLQEAENGRYAVVAVGRTGTSAPGFFSMGSVSRTLLAKLDGAALWVSPSTCRLSE; from the coding sequence ATGGAAAAACACTTCTTGCTTGCAATTGGCGACGATCAAAGCTCATTTCTTGCCGGACGCTTCATCAATCACTTTTTTCTCCACAAACACCACATTCGATTGACGCTGCTCTATGTTGCCCCGCAACCTCCGTCCGTTTATCTGGATGACAGTGATGTCTACCAGCGAAAAAAATGGACGGATGGCTGGAAAAAGGCACAGCAGCAGCGGGCTGACGAGCTTCTGGAAAAAGGACGCGCCATGTTGGTGAGTTCCGGTTTTTCCTCGAGCAATGTTGCCACAAAGTTCATTTACAGCCAGTTTGGATCTGCCAAGGATTTAATTCAGGAGTGCGCCAAAGGGCATTACGATGCCCTTGTCCTTGGTCGACGCGGACTTTCGCGGTTTGAGGAACTTTTCGTGGACAGCGTCACGAAATCCATCATGAACGAAGATTTGTCCTTCCCCATCTGGGTTTGCCAACGGACCGAAAGCAAACGCAGGAATGTTTTGGTTGCCGTGGACGGCTCCGAGCCCTGCGTCCAGATTGCCGATCATGTCGGATTCGTGATGGCTGATCAGCCGGATCACTCCGTGGTGCTGGCCCATGTGAACGGTGATTCATCGACTCCCGATCCGGATGCACACTCTTTTTTCGATCACGCCTTGACCTCGGTCCTGAACAACGGCGTGTCCAGAGAACGGATCCAAACCAAAATCCTGCAATCTTCCAAACCCGCGCAAGCTCTGCTCCAGGAAGCCGAGAACGGTCGATATGCGGTGGTTGCCGTCGGCCGAACCGGCACGTCCGCTCCGGGCTTTTTTTCCATGGGCTCGGTCAGCAGGACCCTTCTGGCAAAACTGGATGGCGCGGCCTTGTGGGTCAGCCCTTCTACCTGCCGACTTTCCGAATAA
- a CDS encoding tetratricopeptide repeat protein has translation MLLLMGLGGCGGYMQGNLALARGDYRQAEQLFQEILVQNPEDATARRRLAMTYFYMGRDLDPSYYARSVQEFRRIGEIRDPTPEEQFHHGFALIGEGRRAEGFGLLKNFSYPRQFRTQQFVRERAAQLESDPDLTPIEIFTQMERAWKEGEQEDLRERLDERHDPWDIGG, from the coding sequence ATGCTGCTTCTGATGGGGCTTGGGGGATGCGGCGGCTACATGCAGGGCAATCTTGCGCTGGCCCGCGGAGATTACCGGCAAGCGGAACAACTCTTCCAGGAGATACTGGTTCAAAATCCCGAGGATGCCACCGCCCGGAGGCGTCTGGCCATGACCTACTTTTATATGGGAAGGGATCTTGATCCGTCATATTATGCGCGATCAGTCCAGGAATTCAGGCGGATTGGTGAAATTCGTGATCCCACTCCGGAGGAGCAGTTTCACCACGGATTCGCCCTGATCGGAGAGGGAAGACGGGCTGAAGGGTTCGGTCTGCTAAAGAACTTCAGCTACCCCAGGCAGTTCCGCACGCAGCAGTTCGTCCGGGAACGCGCCGCCCAACTGGAGTCGGATCCTGATCTCACGCCCATTGAAATATTCACCCAGATGGAACGAGCCTGGAAGGAAGGAGAACAAGAAGACCTGCGGGAACGACTGGATGAACGACATGACCCATGGGACATAGGCGGATAA
- a CDS encoding RnfABCDGE type electron transport complex subunit D — translation MKKPEFVKQKIMLRVLYALLPVIVAGTYFFGLRVLAVLAVSMFFAFLTEWFMASRRGGKVTQACFVTGALYALALPPTIPFWITAVGIVVGILFGKELFGGFGKNVFNPAIVGRAFVWVSFPLEMTNQFVPAFRDFPGGFVHWSMAKAGELPDYLLRAGHGAVDVFTSATPMVARKTHDHETAIGDLFFGDIGGVFAAGEQTLLLGAGSIGEVSAAAILLGAVYLLYTKTAQWRLMIPPVLGAGFLCVALRYGLGVDAVPPLEFTLLSGGLLYGAVFMVTEPVSAPKLPKSQWIYGLFIGMMIVFFRTYGIFFGAVAFAILLGNMIAPSLDLWFKRLSAARSARPIQAKAAGIGERK, via the coding sequence ATGAAAAAGCCTGAATTCGTCAAGCAAAAAATCATGCTTCGGGTGCTGTACGCACTTCTACCCGTCATCGTAGCGGGCACCTATTTTTTCGGGCTACGCGTTTTGGCCGTGCTCGCCGTTTCCATGTTTTTCGCCTTCCTGACGGAATGGTTCATGGCCTCGCGGCGAGGCGGCAAGGTTACCCAGGCCTGTTTCGTGACCGGAGCGCTCTACGCTCTGGCGTTGCCCCCGACTATCCCGTTCTGGATCACCGCCGTAGGTATTGTGGTGGGCATTTTGTTCGGCAAGGAGCTGTTCGGCGGATTCGGCAAGAATGTCTTCAATCCGGCCATTGTGGGCCGGGCTTTTGTCTGGGTCAGCTTTCCCCTGGAAATGACCAACCAGTTTGTGCCGGCGTTTCGTGATTTTCCCGGCGGATTCGTTCACTGGAGCATGGCCAAGGCCGGGGAGCTTCCGGACTATCTGCTCCGCGCCGGCCATGGAGCAGTGGATGTCTTCACTTCGGCGACCCCCATGGTTGCCCGCAAGACCCATGATCATGAAACCGCGATCGGGGATCTTTTTTTCGGGGATATTGGCGGGGTATTCGCTGCCGGTGAACAAACCCTGCTCCTGGGCGCCGGTTCCATCGGCGAGGTCAGCGCCGCGGCGATCCTGCTGGGAGCCGTCTACCTGCTCTACACCAAGACGGCGCAGTGGCGTCTGATGATCCCTCCCGTTCTGGGAGCTGGCTTTCTGTGCGTCGCCTTGCGCTACGGCCTGGGCGTCGACGCCGTCCCTCCCCTGGAGTTCACCTTGCTGTCCGGAGGCCTCCTGTACGGCGCCGTGTTCATGGTCACGGAGCCGGTCAGTGCCCCCAAATTGCCGAAGTCGCAGTGGATATACGGGCTTTTTATCGGCATGATGATTGTCTTCTTCCGAACCTACGGTATCTTTTTCGGCGCCGTGGCCTTTGCCATTCTCCTGGGCAACATGATCGCTCCTTCCCTGGATCTCTGGTTCAAGCGCCTGTCCGCCGCGAGGTCGGCAAGGCCGATTCAGGCCAAGGCAGCCGGCATAGGGGAACGAAAATGA
- the rsxE gene encoding electron transport complex subunit RsxE translates to MADTSRSIFEKGIWAENPVYRQVLGICSALAVTNLLTNTLLMCAGVIFTTAMSNLTVSVLRSFIPKRIRMMVQVLIIASYVMMVDIVIRATAPDIHRFIGPYVGLIITNCIIMGRAEAFASQNRPFPSLLDGLATGIGYSLVLIAIALVREPLGFGTVLGYSLPAKDLWWHSWTIMIMPPGAFFTLGLLTWWARAKTDPSLKETG, encoded by the coding sequence ATGGCCGATACATCCAGAAGCATCTTTGAAAAAGGAATCTGGGCGGAAAACCCGGTCTACCGCCAGGTTCTGGGGATCTGTTCGGCTTTGGCGGTCACCAACCTGCTGACCAACACCTTGCTGATGTGCGCTGGCGTCATCTTCACGACGGCCATGTCCAATCTCACCGTTTCGGTGTTGCGCAGTTTCATCCCCAAACGCATCCGGATGATGGTTCAGGTGTTGATCATTGCCAGTTACGTGATGATGGTGGACATCGTGATCCGTGCCACGGCCCCAGATATTCACCGATTTATCGGACCCTACGTGGGCCTGATCATCACCAACTGCATCATCATGGGACGGGCTGAAGCCTTTGCCAGTCAGAATCGTCCTTTCCCTTCCCTGCTGGACGGCTTGGCCACGGGAATCGGCTATTCCCTGGTGCTCATCGCCATAGCCCTGGTTCGCGAACCCCTCGGTTTCGGGACGGTATTGGGCTATTCCCTTCCGGCCAAAGACCTCTGGTGGCATTCCTGGACCATCATGATCATGCCTCCGGGCGCTTTCTTCACCTTGGGACTGCTGACTTGGTGGGCCCGGGCCAAGACGGATCCCAGCCTGAAAGAAACCGGCTGA
- a CDS encoding flavin reductase family protein, with protein sequence MKKSLGAKTLVFPTPVWVVGSYDQEGKPNIMTIAWGGICCSKPPCLNISLRKATYTYECITMSRSFTVNVATENNIIMADYCGTASGRTVNKFAATGLTPVRSELVDAPYIEEFPLIAECRLLQTVDLGLHTMFIGEILDIKADAAVLMEEGLPDVEKLRPAVFGPVVRTYHGLGEYLGPAFTIGQEIERPKDELPKREH encoded by the coding sequence ATGAAAAAATCTTTGGGAGCAAAAACGCTGGTATTTCCTACACCGGTATGGGTTGTTGGATCGTATGATCAGGAAGGAAAGCCGAACATCATGACCATCGCCTGGGGAGGGATCTGCTGCTCTAAGCCCCCCTGTCTGAACATTTCGCTGCGCAAGGCGACATACACCTATGAGTGCATCACCATGAGCCGGTCGTTCACGGTCAATGTCGCAACGGAGAATAACATCATCATGGCTGATTATTGCGGCACAGCCTCCGGAAGAACCGTGAACAAGTTCGCCGCCACCGGGCTCACCCCTGTCAGGAGCGAATTGGTGGATGCGCCGTATATCGAGGAATTTCCCCTGATAGCCGAATGCCGCCTGCTGCAAACAGTTGACCTGGGACTGCATACCATGTTCATCGGAGAAATTCTGGACATCAAAGCCGATGCCGCGGTGCTCATGGAAGAAGGGCTCCCGGATGTGGAAAAACTTCGTCCCGCGGTCTTTGGGCCGGTGGTTCGTACCTACCATGGGTTGGGAGAGTATCTTGGGCCGGCGTTCACCATCGGCCAGGAAATCGAACGCCCCAAGGATGAATTGCCCAAGCGGGAGCATTGA
- a CDS encoding DUF554 domain-containing protein: MHSSLLSATHRAMPIGTLINAAAIILGSLLGLLLGGRFSDRYRTLVYHSIGLCVLVIGLHMALSFDNVLILVFSMLCGALCGQLLRLDERLISAGNMLKTRLGSKDARFTDGFVTASLLFCIGSMAILGSIDEGIRGDRTILLTKSILDGFICIPLASTYGIGVLFSFLSILLYQGSITLLAGQAQGVFTDPIINQLTSTGGLLIMGIGINLLDLKNINVTNMLPALVFAVLFTVFLPAAF; the protein is encoded by the coding sequence TTGCATTCCTCCCTTCTTAGCGCTACACACCGCGCCATGCCCATTGGAACACTTATCAATGCCGCGGCCATCATTCTCGGCAGCCTGCTCGGTTTGCTGCTCGGCGGACGTTTTTCAGACCGTTATCGAACCCTGGTCTATCACTCCATCGGATTGTGCGTTCTGGTCATCGGTCTGCACATGGCCCTGAGCTTCGACAATGTCCTGATTCTTGTCTTTTCCATGCTCTGCGGCGCGTTGTGCGGCCAACTCCTGCGCCTGGACGAACGATTGATCAGCGCCGGCAACATGCTCAAGACGCGTCTCGGCTCCAAGGACGCCCGTTTCACCGACGGCTTCGTCACGGCCTCGCTTCTGTTTTGCATCGGTTCCATGGCCATTCTCGGATCCATCGATGAGGGCATCCGCGGTGACCGCACCATCCTGCTGACAAAATCCATTCTTGACGGATTCATTTGCATCCCCTTGGCTTCCACCTACGGTATCGGGGTGCTTTTCTCCTTCCTCTCCATTCTCCTCTACCAGGGCTCCATCACCCTCCTGGCCGGCCAGGCCCAAGGTGTCTTCACCGATCCGATCATCAATCAGCTCACTTCCACCGGCGGCCTTCTGATCATGGGCATCGGCATCAATCTCCTGGACCTGAAAAACATCAACGTCACCAACATGCTCCCGGCGCTTGTCTTCGCTGTGCTTTTCACTGTTTTCTTGCCGGCGGCGTTTTGA
- a CDS encoding tautomerase family protein has translation MPYVNIKITREGASSEQKARLIQGVTKLLVDVLGKNPKTTVVVIDEVDTDNWGIGGDQVTKLRGIAGGVANEQ, from the coding sequence ATGCCTTATGTGAACATCAAAATCACCAGGGAAGGAGCCTCTTCGGAACAGAAGGCCCGGCTTATCCAGGGCGTTACGAAACTGCTTGTTGACGTCCTGGGAAAGAATCCCAAGACAACCGTCGTGGTCATCGACGAGGTGGATACCGATAATTGGGGGATCGGCGGCGATCAGGTCACGAAGCTGCGCGGGATCGCCGGCGGAGTCGCCAATGAGCAATGA
- a CDS encoding glutamate synthase-related protein: MRFSKSNDVLGTTNRGNPAESSLCTLCRADCQGKCETFMSSLVGRALIYPRSFGIVTAGANNTTHVGVSYNSLRIQGRAYGAHGLAPGLSSDPDDCTFPNVSLETSFGREIKTKARMPIMTGALGSTIIAQKYWDSFAIGAALVGVPVVIGENVVGVDRQSVISKGKVTKAPELERRVESYTRYNGDYGAIIIQVNVEDTRNGVIEYIAEKYGNQCIIELKWGQGAKDIGGEIQVHSIEYAKFLKNRGYIVDPDPETEWVQTAFEKGAITSFARHSRLGATNLSKVDQVREDFMKSVDYLRSLGLQRISLKTGAYGMEELAMAIKFATDAKLDLLTIDGAGGGTGMSPWNMMQSWGVPSINLHAKAYEYASILAASGQQVVDMSFAGGFALEDHIFKALALGAPFTKLVCMGRAIMIPGFLGTNIEGALHPDRREKIHGNWDQLPKTVKDLGSSPEEIFAGYYDVEERVGKEEMKNIPYGAIAFWTMADKLACGMQQMMAGARKFSMDKISRSDLFSGNRETALETGIPHVAEANDETAKKILAS; this comes from the coding sequence ATGCGTTTTTCTAAATCCAATGATGTTCTTGGTACAACAAATCGTGGCAACCCGGCGGAATCAAGCCTGTGTACTCTTTGCCGCGCCGATTGTCAGGGCAAATGTGAAACCTTCATGTCCAGCCTAGTCGGTCGCGCGCTTATCTATCCACGAAGCTTTGGAATCGTTACCGCGGGCGCCAACAATACCACCCATGTCGGAGTTTCCTACAATTCCTTGCGTATTCAAGGACGTGCCTACGGAGCCCACGGACTTGCCCCTGGCCTGTCCTCGGATCCGGACGACTGCACGTTTCCCAACGTCAGCCTGGAGACAAGTTTTGGCCGCGAGATCAAGACCAAGGCCCGGATGCCAATCATGACCGGCGCGCTCGGATCCACCATAATTGCTCAGAAATACTGGGATTCCTTTGCCATCGGGGCGGCTCTCGTCGGGGTTCCCGTTGTCATTGGTGAAAACGTGGTCGGTGTCGACAGGCAGTCCGTCATCTCCAAGGGCAAGGTCACCAAGGCTCCGGAACTGGAGCGACGCGTGGAAAGCTATACCAGGTATAACGGCGATTACGGGGCGATCATCATTCAGGTCAACGTGGAAGACACCCGTAACGGCGTCATCGAGTATATCGCCGAGAAGTACGGCAACCAATGCATCATCGAGCTTAAGTGGGGTCAGGGGGCGAAAGATATCGGCGGCGAAATTCAGGTTCACAGCATCGAATATGCAAAATTCCTGAAAAACCGCGGCTACATCGTTGATCCGGATCCGGAAACGGAATGGGTCCAGACCGCATTCGAGAAAGGGGCGATTACCTCATTTGCCAGACACAGCCGTCTGGGCGCGACCAACCTGAGCAAGGTCGACCAGGTTCGCGAAGATTTCATGAAAAGCGTCGACTACCTCCGCAGCCTCGGCTTGCAGCGCATCTCCCTGAAAACCGGGGCTTACGGCATGGAAGAACTCGCCATGGCAATCAAGTTCGCAACCGACGCCAAGCTCGACCTTCTGACCATCGACGGCGCCGGCGGCGGCACCGGCATGAGCCCGTGGAATATGATGCAAAGCTGGGGCGTCCCCTCGATCAACCTGCATGCCAAGGCGTATGAATACGCTTCCATCCTGGCAGCCAGCGGCCAGCAGGTGGTGGACATGTCCTTTGCGGGCGGTTTTGCCCTGGAAGATCACATCTTCAAGGCGCTTGCCCTGGGCGCTCCCTTTACCAAGCTGGTCTGCATGGGACGGGCGATCATGATCCCCGGCTTCCTCGGCACCAACATCGAGGGTGCGCTTCATCCGGATCGGCGGGAAAAAATCCACGGCAACTGGGACCAGCTCCCGAAAACGGTGAAGGACCTCGGCAGCAGCCCAGAAGAGATCTTTGCCGGCTATTATGACGTGGAGGAGCGGGTCGGAAAAGAGGAAATGAAGAATATTCCTTACGGCGCCATAGCCTTCTGGACCATGGCGGACAAGCTTGCCTGCGGCATGCAGCAGATGATGGCCGGCGCCCGCAAGTTTTCCATGGATAAGATCTCAAGATCGGACCTTTTCTCCGGCAACAGGGAAACCGCCCTGGAAACCGGCATTCCGCACGTGGCCGAGGCCAACGACGAAACCGCGAAAAAAATCCTCGCGTCGTAG